In Caproicibacterium amylolyticum, a genomic segment contains:
- a CDS encoding DHH family phosphoesterase encodes MKKRIWSASPVFFILSGVMLLMACISWHYSQAVFAVELSISVISVIVIAISVSQFKSYVAVSVKAANRVLTAEETQSLESFTMPVALVGEAGEIIWVNQSFLKRVSSQHEVRGENVQRMIYPKTVEQIVAASGTDVTVDGRQYSVFGTQTESGTVLYFVDDTYYKEVNREYTESRPVICLAFFDNREELARDTSSSEDSRIASEVEDALCKWAQQMGGFSKRLSGGRYLIMTDEHHVREAMERRFEVLDKVREVKTSDNRSATLSMGIARGAGSLQEAEAWARKALDMALGRGGDQVALKQKDETYEFFGGLSKGVEKHDKVRTRVIAATLSDHIRQSDGVLIMGHKFGDLDCIGAAVGMWSAATNALHRPAKIVVNREQCMARALIEHMEQAGEKDIFISPEEALPMLTSHSLLVVVDTHNPDVVESSELLAEAQRTVVIDHHRMMVKHIENALVFYHEPYASSASELVAELVQYIGDSALTRPDAEALLAGIMLDTKNFVLKTGVRTFEAAAYLRRRGADTVEVKRLFADNIETYKAKYKIVSSAQIHNGCAITYVEKEFPDIRLSCAQAADELLSIQGVKASYVIFPSSGMVNISARSMGDMNVQLVMEEMGGGGHLSMAGAQLSGMTVTQVRDKLVEVLSTGVGRPVKKG; translated from the coding sequence GTGAAAAAAAGAATTTGGTCTGCTTCGCCGGTATTTTTCATACTGTCGGGAGTTATGCTCCTGATGGCGTGTATTTCCTGGCATTACAGCCAAGCTGTGTTTGCGGTGGAGCTGAGCATTTCCGTAATTTCTGTGATTGTCATTGCAATTTCTGTGTCGCAGTTTAAAAGCTATGTGGCTGTTTCAGTGAAAGCGGCAAATCGCGTGCTGACAGCAGAGGAAACACAGTCACTGGAAAGTTTTACAATGCCGGTTGCGCTGGTGGGTGAGGCAGGGGAAATCATCTGGGTAAACCAGTCTTTCTTAAAGCGTGTTTCCTCACAGCATGAGGTGCGCGGAGAAAACGTGCAGCGCATGATTTATCCGAAAACGGTGGAGCAGATTGTTGCGGCATCCGGAACGGATGTTACCGTTGACGGCCGCCAGTATTCGGTTTTTGGTACACAGACTGAAAGCGGCACGGTTCTGTATTTTGTAGACGATACCTACTACAAAGAAGTGAACCGGGAATATACCGAAAGCCGGCCTGTGATCTGCCTTGCATTCTTTGACAACCGCGAGGAGCTTGCACGCGACACAAGCAGCAGTGAGGACAGCCGCATTGCTTCTGAAGTAGAAGATGCATTGTGCAAATGGGCACAGCAGATGGGCGGTTTTTCTAAGCGGCTTTCCGGCGGCCGTTATTTGATTATGACGGATGAGCACCATGTGCGGGAAGCAATGGAACGCCGCTTTGAAGTGCTCGACAAGGTGCGTGAAGTAAAAACCTCTGACAACCGCAGCGCAACCCTTTCCATGGGCATTGCCCGCGGTGCAGGCTCCCTGCAGGAAGCGGAAGCTTGGGCGCGTAAGGCGCTGGATATGGCGCTTGGGCGCGGCGGCGACCAGGTGGCGCTAAAACAGAAGGATGAAACCTACGAGTTCTTCGGCGGCCTTTCCAAAGGTGTCGAGAAACATGATAAAGTTCGTACCCGTGTTATTGCTGCAACGCTTTCTGACCACATCCGTCAAAGCGACGGTGTACTGATTATGGGTCACAAATTCGGTGACCTTGATTGTATCGGCGCAGCAGTTGGCATGTGGAGCGCTGCGACCAACGCTTTGCACCGGCCTGCAAAAATTGTTGTGAACCGTGAGCAGTGCATGGCACGCGCATTAATCGAGCATATGGAGCAGGCCGGCGAAAAAGATATTTTTATTTCGCCGGAAGAAGCACTGCCCATGCTGACTTCTCATTCGTTGCTGGTGGTTGTGGACACACACAACCCGGATGTGGTGGAAAGTTCGGAGCTGCTGGCTGAGGCGCAGCGCACAGTGGTGATTGACCATCACCGCATGATGGTGAAGCACATTGAGAATGCTTTGGTCTTTTACCATGAGCCTTACGCCAGTTCTGCTTCCGAACTGGTGGCGGAATTAGTGCAGTACATAGGTGATTCTGCACTGACCCGCCCGGATGCAGAAGCGTTGCTTGCAGGCATTATGCTTGACACCAAGAATTTTGTGCTGAAAACCGGTGTACGCACTTTTGAGGCTGCCGCTTATCTGCGCCGGCGTGGTGCGGATACGGTGGAGGTCAAGCGCCTTTTTGCCGACAACATCGAAACCTATAAGGCAAAGTACAAAATTGTTTCCAGTGCGCAGATTCACAATGGCTGTGCAATCACCTATGTAGAAAAAGAGTTTCCGGATATCCGGCTCAGCTGTGCACAGGCGGCGGATGAACTGCTTTCCATTCAGGGCGTCAAGGCTTCCTATGTGATTTTTCCATCCAGTGGAATGGTGAATATTTCCGCCAGAAGCATGGGTGATATGAACGTGCAGCTGGTTATGGAAGAGATGGGCGGCGGTG